Proteins co-encoded in one Bacillus paramycoides genomic window:
- a CDS encoding sensor histidine kinase, with protein MKTDKTLFLISLQLIICGLLNIQMVPSIKMSLFITLILITMYLFFSRIQFIQHRKSIDTKLSRVLKGNLQTRLFTTNDRSLHNIVFSINELIAELEKVQIEAKRSQESRKQLLSSISHDIRTPLTSIIGYIDALKDGVAASEIEKQEYLKVLYIKSNNLKHLVDDIFNMAKLDANEFPLKEEQLDFSEVTREILIEFLPELSKHNIEVQILIPESTCPIIADHLSLMRIMNNLIKNAIYYGKDGKTLGIELLETDTDYELLIWDKGPGIPKHDLQNVFERMYRSEQSRNSSYGGSGLGLAIVKALVEKQHGHIWVESIPWERTTFGFSIPKHNAFKK; from the coding sequence TTGAAGACTGATAAAACGCTATTCCTTATTTCATTACAACTTATCATTTGTGGGCTTTTAAATATACAAATGGTTCCAAGCATAAAAATGTCTTTATTTATTACACTTATCTTAATTACAATGTATCTCTTCTTTTCAAGAATACAATTCATTCAGCATCGCAAATCAATAGATACTAAATTAAGCCGTGTACTAAAAGGTAATTTACAAACGAGATTATTTACAACCAATGATCGTTCATTACATAATATCGTTTTTTCAATAAATGAACTAATAGCTGAATTAGAAAAGGTTCAGATTGAAGCAAAAAGGTCTCAGGAATCTAGAAAACAACTTTTGTCTAGTATCTCGCACGACATTCGAACACCACTCACCTCCATTATTGGCTATATCGATGCTTTAAAAGATGGGGTGGCTGCTTCTGAAATAGAAAAGCAAGAATATCTTAAAGTACTTTATATAAAATCAAATAACTTAAAACACCTAGTTGATGACATATTCAATATGGCAAAGCTAGACGCCAATGAATTTCCACTAAAAGAAGAACAACTCGACTTTTCTGAAGTTACTAGAGAAATTTTAATTGAATTTTTACCTGAACTCTCAAAACATAATATTGAGGTGCAAATTCTAATTCCAGAATCTACTTGCCCTATCATCGCAGACCACCTTAGCCTTATGCGAATTATGAATAATTTAATAAAAAATGCTATTTATTACGGAAAAGATGGGAAAACATTAGGAATAGAACTACTAGAAACCGATACAGACTATGAACTTCTTATTTGGGACAAAGGCCCGGGTATTCCAAAACATGACTTACAAAACGTATTTGAGCGAATGTACCGAAGCGAACAATCAAGAAATTCCTCCTATGGCGGCAGCGGCCTAGGACTTGCCATTGTAAAAGCACTAGTTGAAAAGCAGCATGGACATATATGGGTTGAAAGTATTCCATGGGAACGAACTACTTTTGGCTTTTCCATTCCAAAACACAATGCTTTTAAGAAATAG
- a CDS encoding response regulator transcription factor has product MKDIRILIADDDKEIRNLLKIYLERELYMVGTAINGDEALQLFNQNNYNLVILDLMMPKVDGIEVCRKLRDKTNVPILMLTAKDHAVDKILGLSIGADDYITKPFSIHEVVARVKALMRRFLVLGSNINVQEKTTLTFKGLTINLNTYTVHTNKEEISLTGKELELLKFFTSNPGQVFTKTQLFRNVWDDNYIEDDNTVMVHIRKLRKKIENDPSNPKFIQTVWGIGYKFVGEKLED; this is encoded by the coding sequence ATGAAAGATATACGTATCCTTATAGCAGACGATGATAAAGAAATCCGAAATTTATTGAAAATATATTTAGAGCGAGAATTATATATGGTAGGTACTGCGATTAATGGAGATGAGGCCTTACAGTTATTTAATCAAAACAACTATAACCTCGTTATATTAGACCTTATGATGCCGAAAGTAGATGGTATCGAAGTATGCAGAAAGCTTAGAGATAAAACTAACGTACCTATATTAATGCTGACTGCTAAAGATCACGCAGTTGATAAAATTTTGGGTCTAAGCATTGGTGCTGATGATTACATTACAAAACCTTTCAGCATTCACGAGGTGGTTGCACGAGTAAAAGCTCTTATGCGACGTTTTTTAGTTCTTGGAAGTAACATTAATGTACAAGAGAAAACAACTTTAACTTTTAAAGGACTAACTATCAATTTAAATACATATACAGTTCATACAAATAAAGAGGAAATTAGCTTAACCGGAAAAGAACTGGAACTATTAAAATTCTTCACCTCAAACCCAGGGCAAGTATTTACTAAAACTCAACTCTTCCGAAATGTATGGGACGATAATTATATAGAAGATGATAATACCGTTATGGTACATATTCGAAAACTTAGAAAGAAAATAGAAAACGATCCTTCCAATCCAAAGTTTATTCAAACTGTATGGGGCATTGGTTATAAGTTTGTAGGTGAAAAGCTTGAAGACTGA